The following proteins come from a genomic window of Corallococcus sp. NCRR:
- a CDS encoding STAS domain-containing protein — protein sequence MEHSSAAVRTLTPTESELADVGAPLLLGDAQRAFATGVTTLLIDLRRVSRLDARAADTLVRLARRAPGHVRLVLLSPAPSARFILQALRLEEIFDLHEDAAEVLRAAG from the coding sequence ATGGAGCACTCCAGCGCCGCGGTTCGAACCCTCACGCCCACGGAGAGCGAGCTCGCCGACGTCGGAGCTCCTCTTCTCCTCGGGGATGCCCAGCGGGCCTTCGCCACGGGAGTCACCACCCTGCTCATCGATCTGCGCCGCGTTTCACGGCTGGATGCGCGCGCCGCGGACACCCTGGTGCGGTTGGCGCGGCGGGCGCCCGGGCACGTCCGCCTCGTGCTGCTGAGCCCCGCTCCCTCCGCGCGGTTCATCCTCCAGGCGCTGAGGCTCGAGGAGATCTTCGATCTCCACGAGGACGCCGCCGAGGTCCTCAGGGCCGCAGGCTGA
- a CDS encoding alkaline phosphatase family protein, with amino-acid sequence MSRNEMRPYGDGTEAPVGGPVLARPSGQRRVLVVFVDALGPSQLESFGGLGGLPHRGRLRGILGYSCGALPTILTGTPPERHGRMCLFAHARNDGDGVLSPLRWLGLLPKLVHERSKLRRAAARVLRKTAGLTGYVDLYRVPPELFRWLDLPEREDLFNAERIGGVETFLSEARRAGMRVFAAPWQLPEEERWAHTCAVLRARKPDLAFAYATELDGALHRAGNGSREARAAAGRVSEWIQRAVEAMRAGGGEVTTVVVGDHGMADIRDVVDPRRLLRDLRGTRLFVDSTMMRFWGEEPVLARARERVEAHGLRGRWLDEGALRERRAPVRGAPYGRALFVLEEGALFAPSFVGGAMRGMHGYDVDSPSAYAAIASDTSLPGGHGALVDVAGWVRLMLGLGGRTPWAGA; translated from the coding sequence ATGTCCCGCAATGAGATGCGTCCATACGGAGACGGCACCGAGGCGCCGGTGGGTGGGCCCGTCCTGGCGCGCCCCTCCGGTCAGCGCCGCGTCCTCGTCGTCTTCGTCGATGCGCTGGGCCCGTCCCAGTTGGAGTCCTTCGGAGGGCTGGGCGGGCTGCCCCACCGGGGCAGGCTCCGCGGCATCCTCGGCTATTCATGCGGAGCGCTGCCGACCATCCTCACCGGGACGCCCCCGGAGCGGCACGGGCGGATGTGCCTCTTCGCCCACGCGCGGAACGATGGAGACGGGGTGCTGTCGCCCCTGAGATGGCTGGGGCTGTTGCCGAAGCTGGTGCACGAGCGAAGCAAGCTGCGGCGCGCGGCGGCGAGGGTGCTGCGGAAGACCGCGGGACTGACGGGGTACGTGGACCTGTACCGGGTACCGCCGGAGCTGTTCCGCTGGCTCGACCTGCCGGAGCGGGAGGACCTGTTCAACGCGGAGCGCATCGGCGGGGTGGAGACATTCCTGTCGGAGGCGAGGCGCGCGGGCATGCGGGTGTTCGCGGCGCCGTGGCAACTGCCGGAGGAGGAGCGCTGGGCGCATACCTGCGCGGTGCTGCGGGCGCGCAAGCCGGACCTGGCGTTCGCGTACGCCACGGAGCTGGACGGAGCGCTGCACCGCGCGGGCAACGGCAGCCGGGAAGCGCGGGCGGCGGCGGGTCGCGTCTCCGAATGGATCCAGCGGGCGGTGGAGGCCATGCGCGCCGGGGGCGGCGAGGTGACGACGGTGGTCGTGGGCGACCACGGGATGGCGGACATCCGCGATGTGGTGGATCCGCGCCGGCTGCTCCGGGATCTGCGCGGGACGCGGCTGTTCGTGGACAGCACGATGATGCGCTTCTGGGGAGAGGAGCCCGTGCTGGCGCGGGCGCGTGAGCGGGTGGAGGCGCATGGGCTGCGGGGGCGGTGGCTGGACGAAGGGGCGCTGAGGGAGCGGCGGGCGCCGGTGCGTGGAGCGCCGTATGGGAGGGCCCTCTTCGTCCTGGAGGAGGGCGCGCTGTTCGCCCCCAGCTTCGTGGGAGGCGCGATGCGGGGGATGCACGGCTACGACGTGGACAGCCCCTCGGCGTACGCCGCCATCGCCTCGGATACATCATTGCCCGGAGGCCATGGCGCGCTGGTGGATGTGGCCGGGTGGGTGCGCTTGATGCTCGGGCTGGGCGGGAGGACGCCATGGGCAGGGGCTTGA
- a CDS encoding glycosyltransferase family 4 protein: MRVAWINDGASPFGGAERYVRETARELGQRGVESLLFYDVNVTPDPHPVMQEPFAGVFPIVDLSRQLRELEPDVVYVHQLASLTAQRALLEQPAPVVRFFHDHRLFCLREHKYTVLGKQTCTKTVGAACYPCLGFLGRSEAWPGLKLASLRGLRTEQALAQRHHAFVVGSRYMAEHVVAHGFERERMHVLPLYAQVPPAPQSPVARESDLFLFAGQLTAGKGLDVLLQALARTTRPCRLEIAGKGRQEPELRAMVDGLGLSGRVSFLGALAPESLSALYRRAACVVFPSRAPETFGLVGVEAMAHGTPVIASLVGGVGEWLTDETGRGVRPNDPRGLAAAMDWMMAGPDRRERLGESALRVYQELFTPERHVTRLLALLESVARAGRRAA; the protein is encoded by the coding sequence TTGAGGGTCGCATGGATCAACGACGGCGCCAGCCCCTTCGGCGGCGCCGAGCGCTACGTGCGGGAGACCGCGCGGGAGCTGGGCCAGCGGGGCGTGGAGTCGCTGCTCTTCTACGACGTGAACGTCACGCCGGATCCGCATCCGGTGATGCAGGAGCCGTTCGCGGGCGTGTTTCCCATCGTGGACCTGTCGCGGCAACTGAGGGAGCTGGAGCCGGACGTCGTCTACGTGCACCAACTGGCGAGCTTGACGGCGCAGCGCGCGCTGCTGGAACAGCCCGCGCCGGTGGTGCGCTTCTTCCATGACCATCGGCTGTTCTGTTTGCGCGAGCACAAGTACACGGTGCTCGGGAAGCAGACGTGCACGAAGACGGTGGGCGCGGCCTGCTACCCGTGCCTCGGTTTCCTGGGCCGCTCGGAGGCCTGGCCCGGGCTGAAGCTGGCCTCGCTGCGGGGCCTGAGAACGGAGCAGGCGCTGGCCCAACGCCATCACGCGTTCGTGGTGGGATCGCGGTACATGGCCGAGCACGTGGTGGCGCATGGCTTCGAGCGCGAGCGGATGCACGTCCTTCCGCTGTACGCACAGGTCCCGCCAGCGCCACAGTCGCCCGTGGCGCGTGAGTCGGATTTGTTCCTCTTCGCCGGGCAGCTGACGGCGGGCAAGGGCCTGGACGTGCTGCTCCAGGCCCTGGCGCGCACCACACGTCCCTGCCGGCTGGAGATCGCGGGGAAGGGGCGGCAGGAGCCGGAGCTGCGCGCGATGGTGGACGGGCTCGGGCTCTCGGGGCGGGTGAGCTTCCTGGGCGCGTTGGCGCCCGAGTCCCTGTCCGCGCTGTATCGGCGCGCGGCGTGTGTCGTCTTCCCGAGCCGCGCCCCGGAGACGTTCGGCCTGGTGGGCGTCGAGGCGATGGCGCACGGCACGCCCGTCATCGCCAGTCTCGTGGGCGGCGTGGGCGAGTGGCTGACGGACGAAACGGGGCGGGGCGTGCGGCCCAATGATCCACGGGGGCTCGCGGCGGCGATGGACTGGATGATGGCCGGGCCGGACCGGCGCGAGAGGCTCGGGGAGAGCGCGCTGAGGGTCTACCAGGAGCTCTTCACCCCCGAGCGGCACGTGACACGGCTGCTGGCGCTGCTGGAGTCCGTGGCGCGCGCGGGAAGGAGGGCTGCGTGA
- a CDS encoding glycosyltransferase family 2 protein, producing MKRKVTVIMRSKDSAWVIGQALSGLCSQARRDFELLVVDSGSRDATLDIVSRFPARLIRIEAKAYFPGAVLNRAIREATGDLVVFQNSDVVPLTPEALDRLLAPIERGEADATFARQLPRPEAHTWVRRDYAVAFPEKGEAPPWMTYSLPFAAMTREAWRKHPFYEDAWGSEDTEWGHWARNHGLRVRYVPDALVMHSHNYTLKQLYGRRFIEGEADAFILGDRASLMGLARRVGTSWARDAAVHLQARDAAGLALCLPRRLVYHWAWWKGHQWGEKRLRSGNTDPSLGQQVVLRRQ from the coding sequence ATGAAGCGCAAGGTCACCGTCATCATGCGCTCGAAGGACTCGGCCTGGGTCATCGGACAGGCGCTCTCCGGCCTGTGCTCGCAGGCGCGCCGGGACTTCGAGCTCCTCGTGGTGGACTCGGGCTCCCGGGACGCGACGCTGGACATCGTCTCCCGCTTCCCGGCACGCCTCATCCGCATCGAGGCGAAGGCGTACTTTCCAGGCGCGGTGCTCAACCGGGCCATCCGCGAAGCCACGGGAGACCTCGTCGTCTTCCAGAACTCCGACGTGGTGCCGTTGACGCCTGAAGCGCTGGACCGGCTGCTGGCGCCCATCGAGCGCGGGGAGGCGGACGCGACGTTCGCCCGGCAGCTTCCGCGGCCGGAGGCGCACACGTGGGTGCGGCGCGATTACGCGGTGGCGTTCCCGGAGAAGGGAGAGGCGCCACCCTGGATGACGTACTCCCTGCCATTCGCGGCGATGACGCGCGAAGCGTGGCGGAAGCACCCGTTCTACGAGGACGCGTGGGGCTCCGAAGACACGGAGTGGGGGCACTGGGCGCGCAACCACGGGCTGCGGGTGCGCTACGTGCCGGACGCGTTGGTGATGCACTCGCACAACTACACGCTCAAGCAGTTGTATGGGCGCCGCTTCATCGAGGGTGAGGCGGACGCCTTCATCCTGGGGGACCGCGCGTCGCTCATGGGGCTGGCCCGCCGGGTGGGGACGTCATGGGCTCGGGATGCGGCCGTGCACCTCCAGGCGCGTGACGCCGCGGGCCTGGCGCTCTGCCTCCCTCGGCGGCTCGTGTACCACTGGGCTTGGTGGAAGGGTCACCAGTGGGGGGAGAAGCGCCTGCGGAGTGGGAACACCGACCCGAGCCTCGGTCAGCAGGTGGTGCTGCGGAGGCAGTGA
- a CDS encoding glycosyltransferase family 4 protein has protein sequence MKVTVLTNLYPPDVLGGYELLARDVVEALERRGHAVEVLTTGDGSEAGRVLRTLYLARRFGRSAGRDRLRHFVAGALNTAAVRRYLRVHGRPDAVLVMSQRRMGLAPLRALQEAGVPVVVTVNDDWPVAFSVGRDARPRARLGGLLDEFLVPSRTWRGIQPAAVAWLSDAVRRTALAAGVPLGSGVVQPQGVDLSCFTARPFRPMRPEPRLLFVGRLHPSKAPDVAIDTLAELEKRGLRATLTLAGAADEPAYLAALRQRARALRVDGRVTWAGKLPREQLPALYRDADALLFASKLEHEGQGLTYLEAMACGLPVAASPSGGARDFLERHDASLLVKACTGDAFAGTLAALHRDALAQEALVQRALDIVRRHASLDAYVRCLEQLLRRAAATTVR, from the coding sequence GTGAAGGTCACCGTCCTCACCAACCTGTACCCCCCTGATGTCCTCGGTGGCTACGAGCTGCTCGCGCGGGACGTCGTGGAGGCGCTGGAGCGGCGAGGACACGCGGTGGAGGTGCTCACCACCGGCGATGGCTCGGAGGCCGGACGCGTGCTGCGCACGCTGTACCTGGCACGTCGCTTCGGCCGGTCCGCGGGCCGGGATCGCCTTCGTCACTTCGTGGCCGGCGCGCTGAACACGGCGGCGGTGCGCCGCTACCTGCGCGTCCACGGAAGGCCGGACGCGGTGCTGGTCATGAGCCAGCGACGGATGGGGCTCGCGCCGCTGCGGGCGCTCCAGGAAGCTGGCGTGCCCGTGGTCGTCACGGTGAACGACGACTGGCCGGTGGCGTTCAGCGTGGGGCGGGACGCGCGGCCCAGGGCCCGGCTGGGCGGTCTGCTCGATGAGTTCCTGGTGCCTTCGCGGACGTGGAGAGGCATCCAGCCCGCCGCGGTCGCGTGGCTCTCGGACGCGGTCCGGCGCACGGCTCTCGCGGCCGGCGTGCCGCTGGGCTCCGGCGTGGTGCAGCCGCAGGGCGTGGACCTCTCTTGCTTCACCGCGCGGCCCTTCCGGCCCATGCGCCCGGAACCCCGGCTGCTCTTCGTCGGCCGGCTCCACCCGAGCAAGGCCCCGGACGTGGCCATCGACACGCTGGCGGAGCTGGAGAAGCGCGGCCTGCGGGCCACCCTCACGCTGGCGGGCGCGGCGGACGAGCCGGCCTACCTTGCGGCCTTGCGTCAGCGGGCGCGAGCGCTGCGGGTGGACGGACGCGTGACCTGGGCCGGCAAGCTGCCTCGCGAGCAACTGCCCGCGCTGTACCGGGACGCGGACGCGCTCCTGTTCGCGTCGAAGCTGGAGCACGAGGGCCAGGGCCTCACCTACCTGGAGGCGATGGCCTGCGGTCTGCCGGTGGCGGCCTCCCCCAGCGGTGGCGCTCGCGACTTCCTCGAACGGCACGATGCGTCCCTGCTGGTGAAGGCCTGCACGGGGGACGCCTTCGCCGGGACGCTCGCGGCCCTCCACCGGGATGCCTTGGCGCAGGAGGCGCTCGTCCAACGCGCGCTCGACATCGTGAGGAGGCACGCATCCCTCGATGCTTACGTCCGCTGCCTCGAGCAGCTCCTGCGGCGCGCGGCGGCCACCACGGTGCGGTGA